AAACGACATCGCCGTTCCCGCAAAATCCACCTGCACCGAGTGGTCAACCACCAGATCCACCGGCACCAGCGGCTCGATCATCTGCGGATTTTTGCCCATCTTGTCCACCGCCGAACGCATCGTCGCTAAGTCCACCAAGAGCGGCACCCCGGTGAAATCCTGCAAAACAATCCGCGCAACGGTGAAAGGGATCTCGTAGTCACCAGGCGATTTCGCATTCCAGTTCGCCAGGTTCGCCACATCGGCCACCGTCACTTTTTTGCCGTCAAGATTGCGCAACAGCGACTCCAAAACGATGCGGATGGAAATCGGCAGACGGTCAATCTTCGAGAAACCGTGATTAGCGAGTGCCGGGAGCGAGTAAAATTTACCTTCGGAGCCGGTGCCAGTAGTGAACGTGCTGAGTGTATCGATGGACATGTGAGGTGAGAGATGAGCCTTGCCAATCGTAGCGAAGGATGTGCCAACGGCAAGCATCTTCCATGCGGGAAAACAAGTAGGGGGCTCGTCCCGGGCATTTCATCCCCACTTTAGCAAAAAAACCGACCACCTCTAGGGATGGCCGGTTTCGACATGCATTCTCAAATCAATTCACTCACTCCTCATCATTCCGACCGAAAAACAGTGGTAACAGGTAGTAAAGCAAATAGCCCAACGACGTGATAAACGCCGCCACGTAAGTGAACGCCGCCGCATCCAACACCTTCTTCACCGCGCCCATCTGATCGGGCGTTGCCACATGACCCATGTTGCCAAGAATCACTTTCGCACGCGAAGAAGCGTCAAATTCCACCGGCAACGTCACCAGGTTAAACAACATGATGATGCCCCACGCGACCGCCATAATCAGCGCTCCCGTGTATGGCGAAATGATATTGGTAAAAATACCAATCAAAGGCAGCCACATCACCACCTGGTTCGCATAAGTCGTCGCCCCCACCGCCGCCATCCGCCACTGCAACGGCGCATACGCCTGCTTGTGCTGGATCGCGTGTCCGCATTCGTGAGCCGCCACTCCAAGCGCCGAGCAGGACGTGCCATAATAATTGGCCGTCGAAAGCACCAGCCGCTTGTTCATCGGATCGTAATGATCCCCCAACATCTCGTCATGTGCAAGGATCTCCACATCGTGGATGCCAGCCTGATCGAGAATCTGAGCCGCCACTTGGGCACCGGTTTCGCCCGACGCCGCCGGGATCTCGCTGTATTTGAGATAGGTCGACTTCACCCGGCTGGATGCCCACAAGGACAAAAGCATGGTGCCGCCAAATAAAAGAAGAATCAGTATCATAGTGTAGTCATTAGGGTTTCCACCCAAGGTATTAGCATGGAGTTTTTAAGTGACAGCGATTCGGGGGATTTTTTTGATTTTTTTATTTCCTTCAATCGCTGCTCTGTCTTGATACGCCGCGCATCAACCATCCGACGCGGAATCCCGCCCATCTTCGTCAACGACTCCCGAAGCTTGCCAATCGCGCGCTCGCCCACTTTGCGCACCCACTCCCGATTCCGACCCAATTGCGGTGCCATTTCACGATACGACGACGGCTCGTCATCTCCCAAACCGAATTTCAGCGACAACACCTGCAACTCGTGATCGTCCAGTTCATCCAGGCATGCATAAATTTCCTCATCCAACTCCTCGCGCGACAAACGTTCCACCGGCAGCACATCCCTCTCATCCATGAGATACATGGACTGCGCCGAATCATCCAGGTCATCGATCGAATCCACCATCGTCCGATCCTGCGAGATCGCCGCCACATCCTCCTCACCCATGCCCAGCCGTTCCGCCAGATCCTGCAAGGTCGCATCCCGGCCGAGCTCTGCCGTCAAATCCGCATGCAACCGGTCCAATTTGCGCAGCCGCTGAGACCGCCAGATCGGAATCCGCACCACTTTCGCCTGCGCCGTAATGGCACGATGGATACGCTGCCTGATCCAAACTGACGCATAGGTCTCAAACGCCACCCCATGCTTCAAATCATACAACTCCACCGCACGCAACAATCCCAAATTCCCCTCGGAGATCATGTCCGCCAGCGCCAATCCATAACCCGTATATAGAAACGCAATCCGCACCACCAACCGCAAATGCGCCAGCACCAACTGCTCCCGCGCCTCCATGTCCCCTTCGCGCGCCCTGAGCAGCAACGAATGCACTTCTTCCGCTCCCAAAACTGGAAGCTTCGCCAGATCACGCTGGTAGCGCTCAATGTCTTCACGGTGTCGAGGGAAATGGAAATGCGGGTGTTTCATCTTTTGGGCTTGTTCAATGACAGCCGAACATTTGATACGTTCGGAATCGATAAGCAGAGCTAGCCAGATGCCAATTGCACCAGTGATGCCTAAATCACATATTTGCTATATCGAAATGTGATTTCCGTTATCAACACGATCGTTCTATTCTGGAATTCTGCATGTCGCTAAAACGCACCCTCATTCTCTTTGGTCTCTTCTGGCTCATCCTCATCACGGTGTTGCACGGCACCCTCAACCTCGATTGGCGCAAAAAAATCACGGCGTTCAGCCGCGGTGAAAAGACTGCCGAAAAATACAAGATCGGGTTTCTCCCCGTCACCTGCCACCTGACTTGTCCCGTCACCGACTTCATCAACAAGGAAACCTCCGGCGAAGGCATTTATGAACCTCTCCGTTTCAGCGGCTGGCCAGAACTCAAAGAAGCCTTCCTCTCCGGCGACACCCCCGCCACCTTCATCCTCGCCCCCATGGCCATCGCCCTTCGCGAGCAGGGGGTCCCCCTCAAAATTGTCTACCTCGGCCATCGCGACGGCACCGCCCTCATGGTCCACAAAGATTCCAAAATTTTCCGCATTGAAGACCTTCGAGGCAAACGCGTCGCGGTTCCCAACCGCTACTCCAATCAACGCCTGCTCATCTTCCGCGCCCTGCGCAATGCCGGCATGACCATCAAGGACATCGAACTCATCGAAATGCCGCCACCCGACATGCCTGCGGCCCTTTACGCCAAAGCCGTCGACGCCGTCACCAGCGGCGAACCCTTCATGGGCCAAACCGAGCTCGATGGCTACGGTCGCGTCCTCTACCTCACCAAAGACATCTGGCCCAACTTCATCTCCTGTGTGCTTGCCGTGCACGAAGACATGATCAAAAACGACCGCGCCGCCGTCCAGCAACTCGTCGATGGCATCGCAAAAAGCGGCAAATGGCTCGACTCTGACATGGAAAACCGCATGGACGCCGCCCAGTTCGTCTCCAAAAACTACTACAATCAAGACCCACGCCTCCTCGAGTTCGTGCTCAGCAAACCACCGGATCGCGTCAAATACACCAACCTCTCGGTGCGCAAACCCGACTTCGAAGAAATCGTCGACCTCGGCATTGAGTCCGGCATCCTCACCGGCAAGGCCACCTTCGAAGACTACACTGACACCTCCTTCGTCCCCGACGAATCCTCCATCAAACCCCACGCCTGGGAAGGCCTCACCAATAAATAATAAACCCGCCTTTCCATCTCATGTCCGCACCTCATCCCGGCTCCGAAATCACCCGCCCCGTCATGCTGCCCGTCGCCACGCAGCAAGCCCGTGCCTGGCTTCTTCCCACTGTCACCGCCGCCATCTTCATCGGCATCTGGGACCTTAGCGTCCGCCTCTCCGGCTCCGACCTCTTCCCCACCCCCTGGCAAGTCCTGCTCGGCATCATCGAACTCGCCGAAAAAGGCCTCCTAATAAAATACATCGTCGCCTCCCTCTTCCGCGTCACGTGGGGATTCGGCCTCGCCGTCCTCGTCGGCGTCCCCCTCGGGCTCGCCCTCGGCTGGTTCAAGCCAGCCTTCCAGGCCATCAACCCGATGATTCAAATCTTCCGCCCCATCTCCCCCATCGCCTGGATTCCCGTCGCCATTCTCTGGTTCGGAGTCGACGACACCGCCCCCATCTTTCTCATCTTCCTCGCCAGCGTTTTCCCCATCACCGTCTCCGCCACCGCCGCGGTGAGAAACATGCAACTCGTCTACCTCCGCGCTGCGCAGAACTTCGGCCTCCAAGGCATGCCCCTTTTTAAACGCGTCATCCTTCCCGCAACCATGCCCCAAATCATCACCGGCATCCGCATCGCCCTCGGCATTGCCTGGCTTGTCGTCGTTGCCGCCGAAATGATCGCTGTCAATTCAGGCCTCGGCTACCTCATCATCGACGCAAGAAACGCCGGCAAACGTTATGACCTCGTCGTCGCCGGCATGGTCCTCATCGGCATCATCGGCCTCGGCCTCGACCTCCTCGTCCGCCGCCTCGAACAATTCGACGAAGTTAAATGGGGTGTCGGGCAGCGCTAAAATCTCGTCATCGTCCTCCTACTCGAACTCGTCCTCGAATTTCCACGTTTCCCCTTCCCCATGTCCGTCGGACTCCCCACCACCTCTACTTCCCCCGTCATCCAGGTCATCGACCTCTGGATGACCTTCCCCGGCAAGACCGCCGCCCAGCCCATCCACGTTCTCGAAGACGTCCACCTTCAAATCCGCGAAGGCGAATTCGTCTGCATCGTCGGCCCCAGCGGCTGCGGAAAATCCACCCTTCTCAACATCATCGGCGGTTTTCTCAAACAATCCCATGGCAGCGCCATCGTCGAAGGCAAACCCGTCAACGGACCCGACCCCGGCCGCATCTTCGTCTTCCAGGAAAACGGCGTCTTCCCCTGGCTCACCGTCGAAGACAACATCGGCTTCGGCCTCCTCAACCATCCCGAAGCCCACCGCCGCAAACAGGTTCAACACTACACCGACATGGTCGGCCTCACCGGATTCGAAAAATCTTATCCCCGCGAACTCTCAGGCGGCATGCGCCAGCGTGTCGAAATCGCCCGCGCCCTCGCCGCCGAAGCCCGCGTCCTCTACATGGACGAACCCTTTGGTGCCCTCGATTTTCTCACCCGACTCAAAATGCGCGCCGACCTCGTCCGCATCTGGCAGGAGGAACGCAAAACCATCGTCTTCGTCACCCACGACATCGAAGAAGCCGTTCAACTTGCCGACCGGGTGCTCGTTATGAGCCGCCGTCCCGCCACCGTCAAGGAAGAGATCATCGTCGACCTCCCCCGCCCCCGTGACCTCGACGACTCACGCTACCTCTCCACCCGCGACCGCATCTTCGAAGTGATGGGCATGGACATCAAAACAGGTGCCGAAACCAACGTTTAAATCATCTCCCAGGTCAGTCTTCCATGAACAACACCCACCTCGCCGTCCAGTTCTTCCTGCAAATCGCTGTCATCCTGCTTTTTTGTCGCATCGTCGGCAGCATCGCCGCCAAATTCGGCCAACCCCAAGTCGTTGCTGAAATGATCGCTGGCGTCCTTCTTGGCCCCTCCCTTTTTGGCCTCTTTTTCCCCGAAATGCAAAGTTGGATCTTCCCCTGGGACCCCACCCAAACCACCCGCGACACCCAAAGCTACCTCTTCCCTGCCTCCCAACTTGGACTCGCCCTTTACATGTT
This is a stretch of genomic DNA from Phragmitibacter flavus. It encodes these proteins:
- a CDS encoding zinc metallopeptidase; translation: MILILLLFGGTMLLSLWASSRVKSTYLKYSEIPAASGETGAQVAAQILDQAGIHDVEILAHDEMLGDHYDPMNKRLVLSTANYYGTSCSALGVAAHECGHAIQHKQAYAPLQWRMAAVGATTYANQVVMWLPLIGIFTNIISPYTGALIMAVAWGIIMLFNLVTLPVEFDASSRAKVILGNMGHVATPDQMGAVKKVLDAAAFTYVAAFITSLGYLLYYLLPLFFGRNDEE
- a CDS encoding sigma-70 family RNA polymerase sigma factor — translated: MKHPHFHFPRHREDIERYQRDLAKLPVLGAEEVHSLLLRAREGDMEAREQLVLAHLRLVVRIAFLYTGYGLALADMISEGNLGLLRAVELYDLKHGVAFETYASVWIRQRIHRAITAQAKVVRIPIWRSQRLRKLDRLHADLTAELGRDATLQDLAERLGMGEEDVAAISQDRTMVDSIDDLDDSAQSMYLMDERDVLPVERLSREELDEEIYACLDELDDHELQVLSLKFGLGDDEPSSYREMAPQLGRNREWVRKVGERAIGKLRESLTKMGGIPRRMVDARRIKTEQRLKEIKKSKKSPESLSLKNSMLIPWVETLMTTL
- a CDS encoding ABC transporter substrate-binding protein translates to MSLKRTLILFGLFWLILITVLHGTLNLDWRKKITAFSRGEKTAEKYKIGFLPVTCHLTCPVTDFINKETSGEGIYEPLRFSGWPELKEAFLSGDTPATFILAPMAIALREQGVPLKIVYLGHRDGTALMVHKDSKIFRIEDLRGKRVAVPNRYSNQRLLIFRALRNAGMTIKDIELIEMPPPDMPAALYAKAVDAVTSGEPFMGQTELDGYGRVLYLTKDIWPNFISCVLAVHEDMIKNDRAAVQQLVDGIAKSGKWLDSDMENRMDAAQFVSKNYYNQDPRLLEFVLSKPPDRVKYTNLSVRKPDFEEIVDLGIESGILTGKATFEDYTDTSFVPDESSIKPHAWEGLTNK
- a CDS encoding ABC transporter permease produces the protein MSAPHPGSEITRPVMLPVATQQARAWLLPTVTAAIFIGIWDLSVRLSGSDLFPTPWQVLLGIIELAEKGLLIKYIVASLFRVTWGFGLAVLVGVPLGLALGWFKPAFQAINPMIQIFRPISPIAWIPVAILWFGVDDTAPIFLIFLASVFPITVSATAAVRNMQLVYLRAAQNFGLQGMPLFKRVILPATMPQIITGIRIALGIAWLVVVAAEMIAVNSGLGYLIIDARNAGKRYDLVVAGMVLIGIIGLGLDLLVRRLEQFDEVKWGVGQR
- a CDS encoding ABC transporter ATP-binding protein, which gives rise to MSVGLPTTSTSPVIQVIDLWMTFPGKTAAQPIHVLEDVHLQIREGEFVCIVGPSGCGKSTLLNIIGGFLKQSHGSAIVEGKPVNGPDPGRIFVFQENGVFPWLTVEDNIGFGLLNHPEAHRRKQVQHYTDMVGLTGFEKSYPRELSGGMRQRVEIARALAAEARVLYMDEPFGALDFLTRLKMRADLVRIWQEERKTIVFVTHDIEEAVQLADRVLVMSRRPATVKEEIIVDLPRPRDLDDSRYLSTRDRIFEVMGMDIKTGAETNV